From Xenopus laevis strain J_2021 chromosome 7L, Xenopus_laevis_v10.1, whole genome shotgun sequence, one genomic window encodes:
- the upk2.L gene encoding uroplakin-2 yields MQLLWITAVLLLISGAIAQNTSLADGVLTPLSTSVIIAFPGCKDSGKTVNLIVANGTTTVQNISLQVPQCRLKRDVVVINNSQSGNVQTVNVGYQIQNLQPGAIYTTYYAVDGSNIPSITFSTRSVSQTVPDIMARSGGMVVITVLLSIAMFVLLVGLIAVLVIGRK; encoded by the exons ATGCAGCTCCTGTGGATCACCGCTGTGCTACTTCTCATCTCTGGTGCCATAGCTC AGAATACTTCCCTGGCAGATGGGGTTCTTACTCCACTTAGTACATCTGTGATAATTGCATTTCCAGGATGCAAAGACTCCGGAAAGACTGTTAACCTGATCGTAGCAAATGGCACAACTACTGTACAAA ATATTTCCCTCCAGGTACCACAGTGCCGCCTTAAACGAGATGTTGTTGTGATTAATAATTCACAGTCTGGTAATGTGCAGACTGTGAATGTGGGCTATCAAATACAAAACCTACAACCAGGTGCCATCTACAC GACGTATTATGCAGTTGACGGAAGCAATATTCCATCCATTACATTTTCCACAAGATCAG TGTCTCAAACTGTCCCTGATATCATGGCTCGCAGTGGAGGCATGGTGGTGATCACCGTCTTGTTAAGCATTGCAATGTTTGTGCTCTTGGTTGGATTAATCGCTGTTCTTGTTATTGGAAGGAAATGA
- the rps25.L gene encoding 40S ribosomal protein S25 isoform X2 gives MPPKDDKKKKDAGKSAKKDKDPVNKSGGKAKKKKWSKGKVRDKLNNLVLFDKATYDKLCKEVPNYKLITPAVVSERLKIRGSLARAALQELLNKGLIKLVSKHRAQVIYTRNTKGGDAPAGTEES, from the exons ATG CCACCCAAGGACGACAAGAAGAAGAAGGATGCTGGCAAATCTGCCAAGAAGGACAAGGACCCAGTTAACAAGTCTGGGGGCAAGGCCAAGAAGAAG AAGTGGTCCAAGGGGAAAGTGAGAGACAAGTTGAACAACTTGGTTCTGTTTGACAAGGCCACTTATGACAAGCTGTGCAAGGAGGTTCCCAACTACAAGCTCATCACACCCGCTGTGGTTTCTGAGAGGCTTAAGATCAGGGGCTCACTGGCCAGAGCTGCACTGCAGGAGCTGCTCAACAAAG GTTTAATTAAACTAGTGTCAAAACATAGAGCACAGGTTATTTACACCAGAAATACTAAAGGAGGAGATGCACCTGCAGGAACAGAAGAGTCTTAA
- the rps25.L gene encoding 40S ribosomal protein S25 isoform X1 produces the protein MALLLLFSYTQMALSKRLEIAWWEACFLTLRLPVRAWQPPKDDKKKKDAGKSAKKDKDPVNKSGGKAKKKKWSKGKVRDKLNNLVLFDKATYDKLCKEVPNYKLITPAVVSERLKIRGSLARAALQELLNKGLIKLVSKHRAQVIYTRNTKGGDAPAGTEES, from the exons ATGGCTTTGCTATTGCTATTCAGCTACACCCAAATGGCTCTCTCTAAGAGACTGGAAATAGCTTGGTGGGAAGCTTGTTTCCTT accctcagattgccagtccgggcctggcag CCACCCAAGGACGACAAGAAGAAGAAGGATGCTGGCAAATCTGCCAAGAAGGACAAGGACCCAGTTAACAAGTCTGGGGGCAAGGCCAAGAAGAAG AAGTGGTCCAAGGGGAAAGTGAGAGACAAGTTGAACAACTTGGTTCTGTTTGACAAGGCCACTTATGACAAGCTGTGCAAGGAGGTTCCCAACTACAAGCTCATCACACCCGCTGTGGTTTCTGAGAGGCTTAAGATCAGGGGCTCACTGGCCAGAGCTGCACTGCAGGAGCTGCTCAACAAAG GTTTAATTAAACTAGTGTCAAAACATAGAGCACAGGTTATTTACACCAGAAATACTAAAGGAGGAGATGCACCTGCAGGAACAGAAGAGTCTTAA